One genomic segment of [Phormidium] sp. ETS-05 includes these proteins:
- a CDS encoding DUF4276 family protein, which translates to MVVWVFAGGGEAEVGRSQLKFSEVGGLIPFLHKHFPGCTFERKTPVRQKPGPKPNKNLAYGKTGQSLIEQIKKELQIALRGGKCDLILVIDDLDCRNPDEQKQKFLDAIDTVSAATDIEKFVGFAAPELEAWIIADWDKMARHRDFMGNRWQRMRWWLSSQRNIDFEHPESFSEYDVEKDSCRDKLSAAIVEASERLDESNRNKPRFSKAEHTASLLREIDPSIVQKKCPLFREIYNKLNQFCQSDGII; encoded by the coding sequence GTGGTAGTTTGGGTTTTTGCTGGCGGGGGTGAAGCGGAAGTGGGACGCTCACAGTTGAAATTTTCGGAAGTGGGAGGATTGATTCCATTTCTGCACAAACATTTTCCTGGTTGCACATTTGAAAGAAAAACCCCGGTTCGCCAAAAACCGGGGCCGAAACCAAATAAAAATCTCGCCTATGGCAAAACCGGTCAAAGTTTAATTGAGCAGATTAAAAAAGAGCTACAGATTGCCTTACGCGGCGGTAAATGCGATTTAATTTTAGTGATTGACGATTTAGACTGCCGGAATCCTGATGAGCAAAAACAAAAGTTTTTAGACGCTATAGATACTGTATCTGCAGCCACGGATATAGAAAAGTTTGTGGGTTTTGCGGCTCCAGAGCTAGAGGCTTGGATTATTGCTGATTGGGATAAAATGGCTAGACATAGAGATTTTATGGGCAACAGATGGCAGCGAATGCGCTGGTGGTTAAGTAGCCAAAGAAATATTGACTTTGAGCATCCAGAATCATTTAGTGAATATGATGTGGAGAAAGACAGTTGCCGAGACAAGTTATCGGCGGCAATAGTGGAGGCAAGCGAGAGGCTTGATGAAAGTAATCGTAATAAGCCGAGATTTTCTAAAGCAGAACACACGGCATCTTTATTACGTGAAATTGACCCCTCTATTGTTCAGAAAAAATGTCCTTTATTTCGAGAAATATATAATAAGCTGAATCAATTTTGTCAATCAGATGGAATAATTTAA
- a CDS encoding 5-(carboxyamino)imidazole ribonucleotide synthase codes for MRVGVIGGGQLAWMMAPEATKLGISLLVQTPSTEDPAAAVTETVLAPLRDAKATAELAARCDAITFENEFVDLDALGELEKQGVIFAPSLSVLAPLLDKYHQRCYLRDIGLPVPEFISWFGDEQSSFLGKWPLVVKARRHGYDGRGTEVVHNMTELMAVWQRWGRVPVLLEEFIPFERELAVMAARSRGGEIAIYPVVETQQENQVCRRVLVPAAIDPKVAAECETIARQLLQPQSGPAVVGIFGIELFLTDRGQLLVNEIAPRTHNSGHFTIDACEISQFQMQLRAVCDLPLGQTTLKSPGAVMVNLLGYEHSRSDYRTKRQQIAAIPGAHLHWYGKAESHPGRKLGHVTVLLESPEFAMDIARKVEYIWYPASES; via the coding sequence ATGCGGGTAGGAGTTATTGGCGGGGGACAACTGGCTTGGATGATGGCGCCAGAGGCGACCAAATTAGGGATTTCCTTACTGGTGCAGACTCCCAGCACCGAGGACCCAGCGGCGGCGGTGACGGAGACGGTGTTGGCTCCCTTGCGGGATGCTAAGGCGACGGCTGAGCTAGCGGCTCGCTGCGATGCCATTACCTTTGAAAATGAGTTTGTGGATTTAGATGCTTTGGGGGAACTGGAAAAGCAGGGGGTAATATTTGCGCCGAGTTTGTCGGTGTTGGCGCCTTTGCTGGATAAGTATCACCAGCGTTGCTACCTGCGGGATATTGGTTTACCAGTACCGGAGTTTATCTCTTGGTTCGGGGACGAGCAGTCCTCATTTTTGGGGAAATGGCCTTTGGTGGTGAAAGCGCGACGCCACGGTTATGATGGCCGGGGGACGGAAGTTGTCCATAATATGACGGAACTGATGGCGGTGTGGCAGCGGTGGGGACGAGTTCCGGTCCTGCTGGAAGAGTTTATCCCGTTTGAGCGGGAATTGGCGGTAATGGCGGCTCGCAGTCGGGGGGGAGAAATTGCGATTTATCCGGTGGTGGAAACGCAGCAGGAAAATCAGGTATGTCGGCGGGTGTTAGTACCAGCGGCGATCGACCCCAAAGTGGCGGCGGAATGTGAGACGATCGCCCGCCAACTGCTTCAACCCCAGTCCGGTCCCGCAGTAGTGGGAATCTTTGGCATCGAACTATTTTTAACCGACCGAGGTCAGTTACTGGTGAATGAAATCGCCCCCCGCACCCATAATTCCGGCCATTTCACCATTGATGCTTGTGAAATTTCCCAATTTCAAATGCAGTTGCGAGCCGTGTGTGACTTACCCTTGGGGCAAACCACCCTCAAATCCCCCGGAGCGGTGATGGTGAACCTCCTCGGTTATGAACATAGCCGCTCCGACTACCGGACCAAACGCCAGCAGATTGCAGCCATCCCCGGCGCCCATCTGCATTGGTATGGTAAAGCTGAATCGCACCCGGGCAGAAAATTGGGCCATGTGACGGTCTTATTAGAATCCCCAGAATTCGCAATGGATATTGCCAGAAAGGTTGAATATATCTGGTATCCAGCCTCCGAGAGCTAA
- a CDS encoding AAA family ATPase — MLRSIGFIAAQKYKNLEFHQPVNLNNLNILIGANNFGKSNLISCLSFLKSSLINRPDETRGIGSLEDAAAKIGGGRILDFHVESPALVNLAYCFGISGDSRAILDFNLYADRQRNRVNVAAEYLYSGDVLQQERDTSPFYYYQFHDRETGKGAVSVYNEGDSGQTHFEPLYNIPTNTLGLASIPSLLETSKYAPENTPIYKIRREILESVSTWQFYNANHMDLNAIREATPKIGGSDIYLSASGDNLALVLDNLSQQDIDFEDSINEAMKLIIPKTRRLRPIRSGVMSLTVEWYIEGLKEPFYLPEMSDGTVRMLCWATILRSPRLPALLVIDEPEMGLHVAWMPILAEWIKQAARKTQLIITTHSPDLLDHFTDCLENVLCFVPENPTHFSIKRLSPEILEPKLNEGWELGDLYRVGDPSIGGWPW; from the coding sequence ATGCTCAGATCTATCGGCTTCATAGCAGCCCAAAAGTATAAAAATCTAGAATTTCACCAACCAGTTAATTTAAATAACCTGAATATCCTCATCGGTGCCAACAATTTTGGAAAAAGCAATCTGATTAGCTGTTTGAGTTTTTTAAAAAGCAGCCTGATTAATCGCCCAGACGAAACCAGGGGCATTGGCAGCTTAGAAGATGCGGCGGCGAAGATTGGTGGGGGCAGAATTTTAGATTTTCACGTAGAAAGTCCCGCTCTAGTGAATTTAGCTTACTGTTTTGGCATTTCTGGAGATAGTAGGGCGATTCTCGATTTTAATTTGTATGCTGACAGACAGAGAAATCGAGTCAACGTGGCGGCGGAGTATTTGTATAGTGGAGACGTTTTACAACAAGAGCGAGACACAAGTCCTTTTTATTACTACCAATTTCACGATCGCGAAACAGGTAAAGGAGCTGTATCGGTTTATAACGAGGGCGATTCGGGACAGACGCATTTTGAACCCTTGTATAATATCCCGACCAACACCTTGGGTTTAGCGTCTATTCCTAGCCTGCTAGAAACCAGTAAATATGCTCCCGAAAATACCCCGATTTATAAAATCAGGCGCGAGATTTTAGAATCGGTCTCTACCTGGCAATTTTACAATGCCAACCATATGGATTTAAACGCCATCAGAGAGGCTACCCCAAAAATCGGTGGCAGCGATATTTATTTGTCCGCTTCGGGAGATAATTTAGCCCTAGTTTTAGATAATCTCAGTCAACAAGATATCGATTTTGAAGATAGCATTAACGAAGCAATGAAATTAATTATCCCCAAGACTCGACGGTTACGGCCAATCCGGTCTGGGGTGATGTCTTTGACGGTAGAATGGTATATTGAAGGACTAAAAGAACCTTTTTATCTACCAGAGATGTCCGACGGAACTGTGAGGATGCTTTGTTGGGCCACTATATTGCGTTCTCCCCGGTTGCCAGCTCTGTTGGTCATTGACGAACCGGAAATGGGGTTACACGTGGCTTGGATGCCGATTTTAGCCGAGTGGATTAAACAAGCCGCCAGAAAAACCCAATTGATAATTACCACCCACAGTCCCGACCTGTTAGACCATTTTACCGATTGTTTGGAAAATGTGTTGTGCTTTGTCCCGGAAAATCCAACTCATTTTTCTATCAAACGTCTCTCTCCAGAAATATTGGAGCCAAAACTGAATGAAGGCTGGGAATTGGGAGACCTCTACCGAGTTGGCGATCCAAGCATAGGAGGTTGGCCGTGGTAG
- the dnaG gene encoding DNA primase encodes MTSLHPDTIAEVKSRSDIVDVISQYVVLKKRGKDFLGLCPFHEERSPSFSVSPSKQMYYCFGCGAGGNAIKFLMELNKQSFQDVVLDLAKRYQVPVQTLAPEESQELQRQLSVREQLYEILAVAGSFYQHALRQPLGSQALAYLREERGLSEATIQQFQLGYAPPGWETLSRYLVPKYPVELVMQAGLIKPRASGGGYYDIFRNRIIIPIHDDRGRIIGFGGRLQPPNHLGLGEVQQPDSSGMKEAKYLNSPETQLFDKGKTLFALDKAKAAITKEDRAVVVEGYFDAIALHAHGIQNAVATLGTAISIAQVRQLLRYSESKQIVLNFDADAAGTKAASRAIGEIADLAYKGEVNLRILGIPEGKDADEYLKNPGAVASYRQLLETAPLWLDWQIDQILLGKNLKQADQYQQVARSMVALLKDINDSATRTYYVNRCAEFLAMGEARTVPQRAKDLLQQINRPHQKKQAISPVSLPISGERTRLAQAEALFLRLYLHCPECRQLGEDALAKADLDFSLSHHRFLWQQIMELGTISATPDISNPLLDKLQELLLHFPAEMASLQYLFHVDERTERDILRAEELIVAAVAAIEQVMCEKRSRYFLKLWEEADRTGERDRAWQYLQEFYAAKQRIKQLDEQLNFLYFFR; translated from the coding sequence ATGACTAGCCTGCATCCAGATACGATCGCCGAAGTGAAGAGCCGCAGTGACATCGTGGATGTGATCTCCCAATATGTAGTCCTGAAGAAGCGGGGCAAAGATTTCCTCGGTTTATGTCCGTTCCACGAGGAAAGAAGCCCCAGTTTTAGCGTTAGTCCTTCTAAGCAGATGTACTACTGCTTTGGTTGTGGCGCTGGGGGCAATGCGATTAAATTCCTGATGGAATTGAATAAACAATCGTTTCAGGATGTGGTGCTGGACTTGGCTAAGCGCTATCAAGTTCCGGTGCAAACCCTGGCGCCGGAAGAGAGCCAAGAGTTGCAGCGTCAGCTATCGGTACGGGAGCAGCTTTATGAGATTTTGGCGGTGGCGGGGAGTTTTTATCAACACGCTTTGCGACAACCCCTCGGTAGTCAGGCGCTGGCATATTTGCGGGAAGAACGGGGGTTATCAGAAGCCACTATCCAGCAGTTTCAATTAGGTTACGCTCCCCCGGGTTGGGAAACTCTCAGCCGGTATTTGGTGCCGAAATATCCGGTGGAATTGGTGATGCAGGCGGGTTTAATTAAGCCCCGGGCTTCTGGGGGGGGTTATTACGATATATTTCGGAATCGGATTATTATCCCCATCCATGACGATCGCGGACGAATTATTGGTTTTGGGGGGAGGTTGCAGCCACCTAATCATCTGGGTTTGGGGGAGGTGCAGCAGCCAGATAGCTCAGGGATGAAAGAGGCAAAATATTTGAATTCGCCGGAAACCCAATTGTTTGATAAGGGCAAAACTCTGTTTGCTTTGGATAAGGCAAAAGCTGCCATTACTAAGGAAGACCGAGCCGTGGTGGTGGAGGGGTATTTTGACGCGATCGCTCTCCACGCTCATGGTATCCAGAACGCCGTTGCCACCCTCGGAACAGCCATCAGCATTGCCCAAGTGCGCCAATTACTCCGCTACAGTGAATCTAAGCAAATTGTCCTCAATTTCGACGCCGACGCCGCCGGAACCAAAGCCGCCTCCCGCGCTATTGGCGAAATTGCTGATTTAGCCTATAAAGGAGAAGTAAACCTGCGCATTTTGGGTATTCCCGAAGGGAAAGATGCCGATGAATACCTGAAAAACCCTGGTGCAGTGGCATCCTATCGTCAGCTTCTAGAAACAGCACCTCTATGGTTGGACTGGCAAATAGACCAAATTTTGCTCGGGAAAAACCTCAAACAGGCTGACCAATATCAACAAGTGGCGCGATCGATGGTGGCGTTGTTGAAGGATATTAATGATAGCGCTACCCGCACTTATTACGTGAACCGCTGTGCGGAATTTTTGGCAATGGGTGAGGCTCGGACTGTTCCCCAGCGAGCTAAGGACTTACTCCAACAAATCAACCGCCCCCACCAGAAGAAGCAGGCAATTTCTCCTGTGTCATTACCTATATCGGGGGAGCGAACTCGGTTGGCACAAGCCGAGGCTTTATTTCTCCGCCTTTATCTCCATTGTCCCGAATGTCGGCAATTAGGGGAAGATGCTTTGGCGAAGGCGGATTTAGATTTTAGTTTATCTCATCACCGGTTTTTGTGGCAGCAGATTATGGAGTTGGGGACAATATCTGCTACCCCGGATATTTCTAATCCTCTGTTGGATAAACTGCAAGAGCTGTTGTTGCATTTTCCCGCAGAAATGGCGAGTTTGCAGTACCTGTTTCATGTGGACGAACGCACGGAGCGGGATATTCTGCGAGCTGAGGAATTAATTGTGGCTGCTGTTGCGGCCATTGAGCAGGTGATGTGTGAAAAGCGATCGCGCTATTTTCTCAAGCTGTGGGAAGAAGCCGATCGGACTGGGGAACGCGATCGAGCATGGCAATACCTTCAAGAATTCTACGCCGCCAAACAGCGCATCAAACAACTAGACGAGCAACTAAACTTTTTGTATTTCTTCCGCTAG
- a CDS encoding pentapeptide repeat-containing protein: MRFPQLAVFLILFLLWLGTAPAFAQVNANYPPPMSYSHGNLEKRDFAGQMLQGAEFANANLRFANFSDCQLQGSIFSASSMVETSFHGADLTNAMLDLGDLTGADLTNAVLTETILLGSVFDGVKIEGADFSDAILDGAQIKQLCAVAAGVNPTTGVATRDSLGCR; the protein is encoded by the coding sequence ATGCGCTTTCCGCAACTAGCTGTATTTCTCATCCTGTTCCTCCTCTGGCTGGGGACCGCTCCCGCATTCGCCCAAGTCAATGCCAACTACCCACCCCCCATGTCCTACAGTCACGGCAACCTGGAAAAGCGGGATTTCGCCGGACAAATGCTACAGGGGGCGGAATTTGCCAACGCGAACCTACGATTTGCCAATTTCTCAGACTGCCAATTGCAAGGGTCCATCTTCAGCGCCTCATCAATGGTAGAAACCAGCTTCCACGGGGCAGATTTAACCAACGCCATGCTGGACTTGGGAGACTTGACAGGAGCCGATTTAACCAATGCGGTACTCACAGAAACGATATTGCTCGGTTCCGTGTTTGATGGGGTAAAGATTGAGGGAGCAGATTTCAGCGACGCCATTCTCGATGGCGCCCAAATTAAACAATTATGCGCCGTGGCGGCGGGAGTGAATCCCACCACTGGCGTAGCCACTAGGGATTCTTTGGGGTGTAGATAA
- a CDS encoding phage holin family protein codes for MLSFFLTWLLAAVSLVVTAKLVPGLSLDSFSAAIVAAAVMGLVNAIVRPLIILMTLPLTILTLGLFLLVVNAISIGLVAYLTPGFQVAGFFPAIFGSIVLSVVSGLLGKFVKQNASEAL; via the coding sequence ATGCTCAGCTTTTTCTTAACTTGGCTGTTGGCGGCGGTGTCTCTGGTGGTGACAGCCAAACTGGTCCCTGGTTTGAGTTTGGATAGCTTCTCGGCGGCGATCGTGGCGGCGGCGGTGATGGGTTTGGTGAATGCGATCGTCCGTCCCCTCATCATCCTGATGACTCTCCCCCTCACTATCCTGACTCTGGGTTTGTTCCTGTTGGTGGTGAACGCCATTTCGATCGGCTTAGTCGCCTACCTCACCCCCGGTTTCCAAGTCGCCGGTTTCTTCCCCGCGATTTTCGGCTCGATCGTTCTTTCTGTAGTTTCCGGTTTGTTGGGCAAATTCGTCAAACAAAACGCCAGCGAAGCTCTATGA
- a CDS encoding Uma2 family endonuclease encodes MTIAVLEPVAEPILVEGLTWREFKAVAQLLDRPGIRLSFLAGVLEIRKMPGRQHEIIKKRIAALLETYLEIKGFDFTPTGAMNLENEAEAVKREADESYELQSDRDRPDLAIEVAITSGGIDKLEAYKRLQIPEVGIWQKGQLFLFGLTAEGYQPLETSALLPELDMALFDRCLNYANHALALREFRQGISP; translated from the coding sequence ATGACGATCGCTGTTTTGGAACCAGTAGCCGAGCCGATTTTGGTAGAGGGCTTGACTTGGCGGGAGTTCAAAGCCGTAGCCCAACTGCTCGATCGTCCCGGCATCAGACTTTCCTTTTTGGCAGGGGTATTAGAGATTAGGAAAATGCCGGGAAGACAGCACGAAATTATCAAAAAGCGCATCGCGGCTCTGCTGGAAACATACTTAGAAATTAAAGGCTTTGACTTTACGCCCACCGGGGCGATGAACTTAGAAAACGAGGCAGAAGCGGTGAAACGAGAAGCCGATGAGTCCTACGAATTACAGAGCGATCGCGACCGTCCCGACCTAGCGATCGAAGTAGCCATCACCAGCGGTGGCATCGATAAACTCGAAGCCTACAAACGCCTGCAAATCCCGGAAGTTGGGATTTGGCAAAAAGGCCAATTATTTTTATTTGGATTAACCGCCGAGGGATACCAGCCCCTAGAAACTTCTGCCTTGCTCCCCGAACTGGATATGGCACTGTTCGATCGCTGTTTAAATTATGCCAATCATGCTTTAGCATTACGGGAATTCCGGCAGGGAATATCGCCGTGA